From a single Alloactinosynnema sp. L-07 genomic region:
- a CDS encoding KamA family radical SAM protein: MTALSVAAIGPEIPATTVSDAVHQAGGQPYEYVRRELVEPDWRRYPGWAHVTDAQWRDAQWQRVNCVKNPRQLRAVVGDLLAESFYEELAADQEQLATMSMLLPPQMLNTMAPTAPTSTAAFTEAFFADPVRRYMVPVRSDRDPVWPSHPHSERDSLHEAEMWVVEGLTHRYPTKVLAEMLSTCPQYCGHCTRMDLVGNSTPQVEKHKLTLKPVDRYDQMIDYLKRTPGVRDVVVSGGDVANVPWKQLELFLMRLLDIETVRDIRLATKALAGLPQHWLQPSVVEGLERVARTAARRGVNLAIHTHVNHVQSVTPLVAEAARTALEVGVRDVRNQGVLMRGVNATPEALLDLCFALQGEANILPYYFYMCDMIPNAEHWRVAVWEAQELQHAIMGYLPGYATPRIICDVPYVGKRWVHQLAEYDRELGISYWTKNYRAGTERMEAEEAAAILSRRYPYYDPISTLGATGQKFWQENPDHQA, encoded by the coding sequence ATGACTGCGCTGAGTGTTGCAGCGATTGGGCCGGAGATCCCGGCGACGACGGTGTCCGACGCGGTGCACCAGGCGGGAGGCCAGCCCTACGAGTACGTCCGCAGGGAACTGGTCGAACCCGATTGGCGGCGCTACCCCGGCTGGGCGCACGTCACCGATGCGCAGTGGCGCGACGCGCAGTGGCAGCGGGTCAACTGTGTGAAGAACCCCCGCCAGCTGCGCGCGGTGGTCGGCGACCTGCTGGCCGAGTCGTTCTACGAGGAACTGGCCGCCGACCAGGAGCAGCTCGCGACGATGTCGATGCTGCTGCCGCCGCAGATGCTCAACACGATGGCGCCGACCGCGCCGACGAGCACCGCGGCGTTCACCGAGGCGTTCTTCGCCGACCCGGTGCGCCGCTACATGGTGCCGGTCCGGTCCGACCGCGACCCGGTCTGGCCGTCGCACCCGCACTCGGAGCGCGACTCGCTGCACGAGGCGGAGATGTGGGTCGTGGAGGGCCTGACCCACCGGTACCCGACGAAGGTGCTCGCCGAGATGCTCTCGACCTGCCCCCAGTACTGCGGGCACTGCACCCGGATGGACCTGGTCGGCAACTCGACCCCGCAGGTGGAGAAGCACAAGCTGACCCTCAAGCCGGTCGACCGCTACGACCAGATGATCGACTACTTGAAGCGCACGCCGGGCGTGCGCGACGTGGTCGTCTCCGGCGGCGACGTGGCCAACGTGCCGTGGAAGCAGCTTGAGCTGTTCCTGATGCGCCTGCTCGACATCGAGACGGTCCGCGACATCCGCCTGGCCACCAAGGCGCTGGCGGGCCTTCCGCAGCATTGGCTGCAGCCCAGCGTCGTCGAGGGCTTGGAGCGGGTGGCGCGCACCGCGGCTCGCCGCGGGGTCAACCTGGCCATCCACACCCACGTCAACCACGTGCAGTCGGTGACCCCGCTGGTCGCCGAGGCCGCGCGGACCGCGCTGGAGGTCGGCGTCCGCGACGTGCGCAACCAGGGTGTGCTGATGCGCGGGGTCAACGCGACCCCGGAGGCGCTGCTGGACCTGTGCTTCGCCCTGCAGGGCGAGGCGAACATCCTGCCGTACTACTTCTACATGTGCGACATGATCCCCAACGCCGAGCACTGGCGCGTGGCCGTGTGGGAGGCCCAGGAACTCCAGCACGCGATCATGGGCTACCTGCCCGGCTACGCGACACCGCGCATCATCTGCGACGTTCCCTACGTCGGCAAGCGCTGGGTGCACCAGCTCGCCGAGTACGACCGGGAACTGGGCATCTCGTACTGGACGAAGAACTACCGCGCGGGCACCGAGCGGATGGAGGCCGAGGAGGCCGCCGCGATCCTGAGCCGCCGGTACCCGTACTACGACCCGATCTCCACCTTGGGCGCCACGGGACAGAAATTCTGGCAAGAGAATCCGGACCACCAGGCGTAG